GAATttcagctaaactctaaattagcctgaaaaactggagtcttaattttccaaaacagctagcataatgctaaaatattagctaaacttcgaattagcctagaaaaataaataaaaaatgtctaattttgcaaatattttagcatattgcaaaaaaatttagctaaactccaaattagcctaaaatactggaaaaatgtctaaattagtcaaaacagctagcatgttgctaaattcaaagatacactccaaattaccctaaaaagatgctgaacattttaaagtttattggCGTCTCTAGCTGAGAGTAAATGCGATAGTTCACCAGTttcaatggggaaaaaaagtttttgaaagatttgagcaatttctcattaatttccaaaatgaatattttgatcaatatttcaaaaactacaaagtttatgaataccaaaagtacaagcagtaatgttgtGAACGAGGTGaatattttgataccaagattgcctAAAGTGTGGTTGAGTTTATACATGCCAAAACATACGGAAAGGTAGATGCtctaaagcattcacacaaatactATTTAAACCCAGATCTGATCTACAGAATGCTGGTTTCAAGACAAGAAAACGACAAACAGAATCAGAGTAAAtctaaaatcatgttttaactaatttcaaacaatcaattcataaaataaatgaatggagGATGAATGACATAACAAGCAGCTGGCTTTCTGGCTGAAAAGCATCAGTGGGTGAATCAATCCTGAATGTTTTTGTCGAACACCGTCAGACAAAACCCTTTTACAGCAGCTGCTTATGCTCACCTGCTGGAGAGCTGTCGTTGCCCACAGGTGTGCTGGTGCAGCTTCGGTCCTGATTGGAGGACTCCGAGGAGAGGCCCAAGGGGCTGCCCCCCCCTCCCATGTAGTCCATGTACTCATCGGTTTCATCCAGAGCAGCGGAGGAGAGGCTGGAGTTCATGCCGGTCTGGGCGGCTGTGGGCCCAGAACCATAGCCGGATGCATGCATGTCATCCCCCCTCTGGCTCAGTGGCATCACCTGGAGAACCACATTTTAATGGAACATTAAgtatatcaatttaaaaaataaaacgactcaaatctaaaacttaaaaagtttcaagcatttcagaaaacatgaaTGTTGATGTGACAGAGATATAAAAAAGAGCAGAACTAGAAAAACTACATGTCAAAAACCACAGGGTACACAAAAGATGACAGCACGAGTGTAGAGAGGAATTTGTCATTGACTGGCATTGCAGGATGTGAGTAGTACTTTCTTTTCTGCAGAACATTGCATGAGCAGATGCTTTCCCTGAATCTGACTCATAGAgcaggaaatacaaaaaaaagtttttgaaaagaagccttttttttgttttttgttacctGGGACGGGACTCTGTCAAAGTTCTTCCCCAGCATCCGCCTCATGTGTTTGCGTGCGTGCGAGGTCATCTGGTGCTTCAGCAAGAAGGAGAACTGGCAACC
This is a stretch of genomic DNA from Oryzias melastigma strain HK-1 unplaced genomic scaffold, ASM292280v2 sc04261, whole genome shotgun sequence. It encodes these proteins:
- the LOC112141414 gene encoding zinc finger protein castor homolog 1 (The sequence of the model RefSeq protein was modified relative to this genomic sequence to represent the inferred CDS: added 162 bases not found in genome assembly) gives rise to the protein MRGHYHCLRPGCFFVTNITTKLPWHIKKHEKAERRAANGFKYFTKREECGRLGCKYNQVNSHFHCIREGCQFSFLLKHQMTSHARKHMRRMLGKNFDRVPSQVMPLSQRGDDMHASGYGSGPTAAQTGMNSSLSSAALDETDEYMDYMGGGGSPLGLSSESSNQDRSCTSTPVGNDSSPAGEHKQLL